A stretch of Deinococcus aquiradiocola DNA encodes these proteins:
- the sufU gene encoding Fe-S cluster assembly sulfur transfer protein SufU translates to MLPETVAREIIASHQQRPRNRGELQGAPHVTLDNPGCGDRVTVWARLQDGVITDLHFDGKGCAISQASASLMTVALKGRTLTEASAIHAHFRQMVMGETPPTPDLGDLMALSGVSRLHARRKCALLPWRALNAVLHPTQDAPHPPATQGS, encoded by the coding sequence ATGCTCCCAGAGACGGTCGCCCGCGAGATCATCGCGTCGCACCAGCAGCGCCCCCGCAACCGCGGCGAGCTGCAGGGCGCGCCCCACGTCACCCTGGACAACCCCGGCTGCGGGGACCGGGTGACGGTCTGGGCGCGCCTGCAGGACGGCGTCATCACCGACCTGCACTTCGACGGCAAAGGCTGCGCCATCAGCCAGGCCAGCGCCTCTCTCATGACGGTCGCCCTCAAGGGCCGCACCCTCACCGAAGCCAGCGCCATCCACGCGCACTTCCGGCAGATGGTGATGGGCGAAACGCCGCCCACCCCGGACCTCGGCGACCTGATGGCCCTCAGCGGCGTCAGCCGCCTCCATGCGCGCCGCAAGTGCGCCCTCCTCCCCTGGCGCGCCCTGAACGCCGTCCTGCACCCCACGCAGGACGCCCCCCACCCGCCCGCCACGCAGGGCAGTTGA
- a CDS encoding NAD(P)/FAD-dependent oxidoreductase has translation MTFSSVPGVPRVVVVGGGIAGACVAFFASRLGWRVTVVDAGRGRASDVPAALLNPVRGQSGQVDARALAGLQASWALVRTLESLGQVVPCGQTGVLRPVPSDAARVKFERNLPPELPHRWLEAGEGPVLPDGWPHRLLVPEGGWVSGPGLLAALRGASGASVVRGVVSGWDARSVTLADGSVVRADRVVWCGGSLGALPQVGQGVGARHRRGSVLLLDRAVFPLPVSSGVYLSPAVGGGVLGATFETPTGAFGEGGPPLQSLHWLLSRAAALAPDLSAGVRGVWSGSRLSGEACGERPDGTWALTGLGSKGFLLGPLLAQALVDGLQASLGWPSGPGVGASSPGR, from the coding sequence GTGACGTTTTCTTCGGTTCCGGGCGTGCCGCGTGTGGTGGTGGTGGGGGGCGGGATCGCGGGGGCGTGCGTGGCGTTCTTCGCGTCGCGGTTGGGGTGGCGGGTGACGGTGGTGGATGCGGGGCGGGGCCGGGCGAGTGACGTGCCGGCCGCGCTGCTGAATCCGGTGCGTGGGCAGTCGGGGCAGGTGGACGCGCGGGCGCTGGCGGGCCTGCAGGCGAGCTGGGCGCTGGTGCGGACTCTGGAGTCGCTGGGGCAGGTGGTGCCGTGCGGGCAGACGGGCGTGCTGCGGCCCGTGCCGTCGGACGCAGCGCGCGTGAAGTTCGAGCGGAACCTGCCGCCGGAGTTGCCGCACCGCTGGCTGGAGGCGGGCGAGGGGCCGGTGCTGCCGGACGGGTGGCCACACCGGCTGCTGGTGCCGGAGGGCGGGTGGGTGTCGGGGCCGGGGTTGCTGGCGGCGCTGCGTGGCGCGTCGGGCGCGTCGGTGGTGCGCGGCGTGGTGTCGGGGTGGGACGCGCGGTCGGTGACGCTGGCGGACGGGTCGGTGGTGCGTGCGGACCGGGTGGTGTGGTGCGGCGGTTCGCTGGGCGCGTTGCCGCAGGTGGGGCAGGGTGTGGGGGCGCGGCACCGGCGGGGAAGCGTGCTGCTGCTGGACCGGGCGGTGTTTCCGCTGCCGGTGAGTTCGGGCGTGTACCTCTCCCCTGCCGTGGGTGGCGGTGTGCTGGGCGCGACGTTCGAGACGCCCACCGGCGCGTTCGGGGAGGGGGGGCCGCCGCTGCAGTCGCTGCACTGGCTGTTATCGCGCGCGGCGGCGCTCGCGCCGGACCTGTCGGCGGGCGTGCGCGGCGTGTGGAGCGGGTCGCGGCTGAGCGGCGAGGCGTGCGGGGAGCGGCCGGACGGCACGTGGGCGCTGACGGGGCTGGGCAGCAAGGGGTTCCTGCTGGGTCCGCTGCTGGCGCAGGCGCTCGTGGATGGCCTGCAGGCATCGCTGGGGTGGCCTTCCGGGCCGGGGGTCGGGGCGTCGTCTCCGGGGCGGTGA